In Nocardia asteroides, a single genomic region encodes these proteins:
- a CDS encoding helix-turn-helix transcriptional regulator, with product MPTDPTGRALHLLSLLQTHRFRRAAELAERLEITERTVRRDIDRLRGLGYPVDATTGRYGGYRLAAGTHMPPLILDDDEAVTVAIGLRYAAEADIDGIEETSLRALMKIEQLLPHRLRRRVSALQSSVSSLRRITDEDLVDPGTLGVLAAACRDREELRFGYRRRDGDNSPRLVQPHQLVTAGRRWYLVALDRDRDDWRTFRLDRIGEPRPVGSRFTPRPIPGGDAVSFLAGSLVALHGEPPPV from the coding sequence ATGCCGACAGATCCCACCGGCCGGGCGCTACACCTGCTCTCGCTCCTGCAGACCCACCGGTTCCGGCGCGCCGCCGAACTCGCCGAACGCCTCGAGATCACCGAGCGAACGGTGCGCCGCGACATCGACCGGCTGCGCGGCCTCGGCTATCCGGTCGACGCCACGACGGGTAGATACGGCGGTTACCGCTTGGCGGCCGGAACCCACATGCCACCCCTGATCCTCGATGACGACGAGGCGGTCACGGTGGCGATCGGGCTGCGCTACGCGGCGGAGGCCGATATCGACGGGATCGAGGAGACGTCGCTGCGCGCCCTGATGAAAATCGAGCAGCTCCTGCCGCATCGGCTCCGACGCCGGGTATCCGCACTGCAGTCGAGCGTCTCCTCGCTGCGGCGGATCACCGACGAGGACCTCGTCGACCCCGGAACGCTCGGAGTACTCGCCGCGGCGTGCCGGGATCGCGAGGAGCTGCGTTTCGGCTACCGACGCCGCGACGGCGATAACAGCCCGCGGCTCGTCCAACCGCACCAGCTCGTCACCGCCGGACGCCGCTGGTACCTCGTGGCCTTGGACCGTGACCGCGACGACTGGCGCACCTTCCGGCTCGACCGGATCGGCGAGCCACGCCCGGTGGGCTCCCGTTTCACCCCGCGCCCGATCCCGGGTGGCGACGCGGTGAGCTTCCTCGCCGGCTCACTCGTCGCGCTACACGGCGAACCACCTCCGGTCTAG
- a CDS encoding MATE family efflux transporter, with the protein MPATACTTALLLAPASPLVFGVLSGDPAVGAAARSVVWALPVLAPIMAVSMIYAAQLRAAGDTRGVLYASLFSVVVVALPAVWALSAVAGLAGVYAGIVAGWIARTGATAMR; encoded by the coding sequence GTGCCGGCCACCGCGTGCACCACCGCCCTCCTGCTGGCGCCGGCATCGCCGCTGGTGTTCGGGGTGCTGTCGGGTGATCCGGCGGTGGGCGCGGCGGCGCGCTCGGTGGTGTGGGCGCTGCCGGTGCTCGCGCCGATCATGGCGGTGAGCATGATCTACGCCGCGCAGCTGCGGGCCGCGGGCGACACCCGCGGCGTCCTGTACGCCTCGCTGTTCTCGGTCGTGGTGGTGGCGCTGCCCGCGGTGTGGGCGCTGAGCGCGGTGGCGGGACTGGCCGGGGTGTACGCGGGGATCGTCGCGGGGTGGATCGCGCGCACCGGCGCCACCGCGA